A window of the Eulemur rufifrons isolate Redbay chromosome 6, OSU_ERuf_1, whole genome shotgun sequence genome harbors these coding sequences:
- the LOC138383708 gene encoding olfactory receptor 8B12, with translation MAAENSSMTEFILAGLTSQPELQILLFFLFLGFYVVTVLGNLGLITLIGLNSHLHTPMYFFLFNLSLIDLCYSTTITPKMLMSFVSKKNIISYTGCVTQLFFFCFFVVSESFILSAMAYDRYVAICNPLLYTVTMSPQVCLLLLSGVYGMGFAGAMAHTGSIMSLTFCADNLVNHFMCDILPLLELSCNSTYVNELVVFIVVAIDIGMPIVTIFISYALILSSILHISSAEGRSKAFSTCSSHMIVVSLFFGSGAFMYLKPPSILPLDQGKVSSLFYTIVVPMLNPLIYSLRNKDVKVALRKTLGRKVFS, from the coding sequence ATGGCAGCTGAAAACTCTTCCATGACAGAGTTTATTCTCGCAGGCTTAACCAGCCAGCCAGAACTGCAgatcctcctcttcttcctgtttCTAGGTTTCTACGTGGTCACTGTTTTGGGGAACCTGGGCTTGATAACCCTGATTGGGCTGAACTCTCACCTGCACActcccatgtacttcttcctcttcAACCTCTCCTTAATAGATTTGTGTTACTCTACTACCATCACCCCCAAAATGCTGATGAGTTTTGTCTCAAAGAAGAACATCATCTCCTATACTGGGTGTGTGACTCagctctttttcttctgcttctttgtcGTCTCTGAATCCTTCATCCTGTCAGCCATGGCATATGACCGCTATGTCGCCATTTGTAACCCGCTGTTGTACACGGTCACCATGTCTCCTCAGGTGTGTTTGCTCCTTTTGTCAGGTGTCTATGGGATGGGGTTTGCTGGGGCCATGGCCCATACAGGAAGCATAATGAGTCTGACCTTCTGTGCTGACAACCTTGTCAATCATTTCATGTGTGACATCCTTCCCCTCCTGGAGCTCTCCTGCAACAGCACTTACGTGAATGAGCTGGTGGTCTTTATTGTTGTGGCCATTGACATTGGAATGCCCATTGTCACCATCTTCATTTCTTATGCCCTcatcctctccagcattcttCACATTAGTTCTGCTGAGGGCAGGTCCAAAGCCTTCAGCACCTGCAGTTCCCACATGATtgtggtttctcttttctttggttcTGGGGCTTTCATGTATCTCAAACCACCTTCTATTTTGCCCCTTGACCAAGGGAAAGTGTCTTCCTTGTTCTATACCATTGTGGTGCCCATGTTAAACCCATTGATATATAGCTTGAGGAACAAAGATGTCAAAGTTGCCCTGAGGAAAACCTTGGGCAGAAAAGTATTTTCTTAA